The nucleotide sequence ATTATCCACTCCCCCGGCATTGGGTCCCTCCGGAGGGTCAAGTTCTGAAATAGCGCTAAATGCTGTGGAAACATATTTAACCCCTTTTTGATTCATTATGGATCCCGTACTATATTCACCGTCAGGATTCCAATAGTAACCGGAAGCAGTCGGATCAAAACTCTCCGGAAAAGAATGGCCCTTTTCTTCGGAAAGCCCATACTGTGCCATAATTTGCTTACATGCCTCAATATGTTTTAACATTGTTTCTTTGGGCCAGGGCCTTTTATCCTCTGTATTATACCACTCTGCTCTTTTGCGCACTCCATCCTCAGGCCAGTATTCATGAGCTACTCCGTGAAGCCCAAATTCCAGATGAGCGGAGTGGTTCTTCACAAAATCCATGATCTCAATTTGTTCCGGTCCTATATTTTCTCTGTTATCCCACTGTTTTCTTTTCCAGGTAGTTGTCGGATAATTCTTCAGAACATTCAACCGGTCGAGCTCAGCCAGTATGAACAAACCCCTTATTCGTACTCCGGCTTCTTCAGCGACCCTAACTATCGGCTCATAATCCTTAACATCAAATTCCCTGTCAACCCCGGCTCTGTAGGGACCGGTTAAATCCCCATATCCTTCGTTGTTTCCCTTCATCCATCCCATATCATGAATGGAAAAAGAAAAGGGTTTGGGAAAAGCAATAGCATGACTTCCTGTTTTTCTGTTATCGTCATCTACAGAAAAACCTAAGCCGAAGATTACTACAATAAGAAGTATAAAGATACCCTTTGTTCCATTATTCATATCACAAATCAAACTTCTTTAAATTGGGTCTAAGGACTGTTGACCCTTAGACCCAATTAGTAAATGAATAAAACGCTTATTGGTATCCCCAGTTTTGCTGTAGATCACTCTTGTTTATTTCCGTCAACGGTATGGGGATATAATACATGCGCTCTCTAAAGTTGCGTTCCTGATTTTGTATAATCTCATATGTTAACTCTCCGTTGGGATCCAGATTACCCTCTTCATCTTCCTTCGTCCAGGCAATACCCCTCGCATTTTCATTCAATTCCTCCTCTGCAATCATCCAACGGCGAACATCCCAGAAACGGTGTTCCTCGAATGCAAGTTCTATATGTCGCTCGTGTCTGATTGCCTCAAGAAGCTCCTGAGGATTGGAGTATTCAACATCAGGTAAATCTACCCGGTTACGAATGGTATTAACAGCCTGTTCTGCATTTCCATAATTACCAAGATGCCACTGAGCTTCAGCATAATTCAGGTAAAACTCAGCCAAGCGGAAAAGTATCCTGGGGTTGGTTGGGTTCTGATCTTTAAAATCTACCGATTCATCCTGGAATTTCCGCATAGTATATCCCGTTCTGGCATAATTCCAGGACTCAGGTCCATCTTTGGAATCCAGGCCACCCGGCAAATAGAATTCGGTTTCTCTGCCCCTGTAAGTACATCCCTGGTATACGACGTTGGCGTAGAAACGCATTTCTCTGTTGTCATAAATATTCTCGGGAGAATCATCATAGAGAGGTGATTCGTCAATGGAGAAGCCATCTTCCATTTGGAAATCCTGTACAAAATTATGTATCACACAGTTACCTGACCAACCATGATATCCGTTGGGGGTATTCACATAGCCAATATTAGGCTCCCAGTTTCTGCTATATTTTTCATGACTTGGAGAGGCAAAAATAATTTCGGAATTATTGCTCAGAAAGAGCTCCTGATAATCTTTCCAGTTATCAACCTGAACCAGTGAATATTCATCCATATCAAGCATGGCTTCAGCAGCATCTGATGCTTCCTGCCATTTATTGCTCTTATCATAATCGTAAAGTGGTCCACT is from Bacteroidales bacterium and encodes:
- a CDS encoding RagB/SusD family nutrient uptake outer membrane protein, whose translation is MKSFKNILIILFGLLIFATSGCEEEVLDKEPRQSFSEQDIWSQIDLVKKYVWNNYNALPRWGIDENWSLNMSSSYADQSFIIFDYGTWVYNSGVIDPSAMGALGSKWDNRYDYIRNINIFFNRIEEVEAEEDVKERLKGEMKFLRAWCYADLISLFGGVPLLTDVFELDSDFQVGRDPYQDVVDFIVKELDEAKSMVPATVPSNEFGRVTKGAVQGLKSKVLLYAASKLHDPSTEPSGPLYDYDKSNKWQEASDAAEAMLDMDEYSLVQVDNWKDYQELFLSNNSEIIFASPSHEKYSRNWEPNIGYVNTPNGYHGWSGNCVIHNFVQDFQMEDGFSIDESPLYDDSPENIYDNREMRFYANVVYQGCTYRGRETEFYLPGGLDSKDGPESWNYARTGYTMRKFQDESVDFKDQNPTNPRILFRLAEFYLNYAEAQWHLGNYGNAEQAVNTIRNRVDLPDVEYSNPQELLEAIRHERHIELAFEEHRFWDVRRWMIAEEELNENARGIAWTKEDEEGNLDPNGELTYEIIQNQERNFRERMYYIPIPLTEINKSDLQQNWGYQ